The following proteins are encoded in a genomic region of Shinella zoogloeoides:
- a CDS encoding sulfite exporter TauE/SafE family protein: MPIDPAIYYAAIPAVLLVGLTKGGMGEALALMGVPLLAMAVPPVQAAAILLPILVVMDCVSLYIWRRHNDRTLLKMMLPGALFGIAIGWATSAYVPRDALRLIIGLITVLFVARYFYNSWRARHGYVIAAKPHRLVPAAFLGTLSGYGSFVAHAGGAPFQVYGLPLKLPPREYTGAGVRFFAILNFIKLGPYFALGQLDTENLTISATLVPLAIAATACGGFIVKRMKPDVFYPFMYAMALIAGLKLVYDGAAAFV; encoded by the coding sequence ATGCCCATCGACCCCGCCATCTATTATGCCGCCATCCCCGCAGTCCTGCTCGTCGGACTCACCAAGGGCGGCATGGGCGAGGCGCTTGCCCTGATGGGCGTGCCGCTGCTGGCCATGGCCGTGCCGCCGGTGCAGGCCGCCGCCATCCTCCTGCCGATCCTCGTCGTGATGGATTGCGTGTCGCTCTATATCTGGCGCCGGCACAACGACCGCACGCTCCTGAAGATGATGCTGCCCGGCGCGCTTTTCGGCATCGCCATCGGCTGGGCGACCTCGGCCTATGTGCCGCGCGATGCGCTACGCCTCATCATCGGCCTCATCACCGTGCTTTTCGTCGCCCGCTATTTCTACAACAGCTGGCGCGCCCGGCACGGCTACGTCATCGCCGCGAAGCCGCACCGGCTGGTGCCGGCGGCCTTCCTCGGCACGCTCTCGGGCTATGGCAGCTTCGTCGCCCATGCGGGCGGCGCGCCCTTCCAGGTCTACGGACTGCCGCTGAAGCTGCCGCCGCGCGAATATACCGGCGCGGGCGTGCGCTTCTTCGCCATCCTCAATTTCATCAAGCTCGGTCCCTATTTCGCCCTCGGCCAGCTCGATACCGAGAACCTGACGATCTCCGCGACGCTCGTTCCCCTCGCCATCGCGGCGACGGCCTGCGGCGGCTTTATCGTCAAGCGCATGAAGCCCGATGTCTTCTATCCCTTCATGTATGCCATGGCCCTCATCGCCGGCCTGAAACTCGTCTATGACGGGGCGGCCGCCTTCGTCTGA
- a CDS encoding ArsR/SmtB family transcription factor encodes MAHPDPFAAIADPNRRFLLEELRRAPRTVNELSEGLPISRPAVSQHLKALLDSNLVSVKAEGTKRIYAINAKGFDRLNLWLDQFWS; translated from the coding sequence ATGGCGCACCCGGATCCCTTTGCTGCGATTGCCGATCCCAACCGCAGGTTCCTGCTGGAGGAACTCCGACGCGCGCCGCGCACGGTCAACGAACTCTCCGAAGGCCTGCCGATCAGCCGCCCCGCGGTCTCCCAGCACTTGAAGGCCCTGCTCGATTCCAACCTCGTCAGCGTGAAGGCCGAGGGCACGAAGCGCATCTACGCCATCAATGCAAAGGGCTTCGACAGGCTCAATCTCTGGCTCGACCAGTTCTGGTCGTGA
- a CDS encoding YdcH family protein: MTIEAHLATLEKKHVALEEELHAAMNRPSAEDQAIADLKRRKLRIKDEIERLRSSTH, encoded by the coding sequence ATGACGATTGAGGCTCATCTGGCCACGCTCGAAAAGAAGCACGTTGCTCTGGAGGAAGAGCTGCATGCTGCAATGAATCGCCCCTCCGCAGAGGACCAGGCGATTGCGGACCTGAAGCGTCGCAAGCTGCGCATCAAGGATGAGATTGAGCGTCTTCGCTCTTCCACCCACTGA
- a CDS encoding YdcH family protein gives MADQEQAELRLAVARLRQEHEDYDTAINAMIQTGCEALRIQRMKKKKLILKDKISKLEDQIIPDIIA, from the coding sequence ATGGCAGACCAGGAACAGGCTGAATTGCGGCTTGCCGTTGCACGGCTGCGCCAGGAACACGAAGACTACGACACCGCGATCAACGCCATGATCCAGACCGGCTGCGAAGCCCTCAGAATCCAGCGGATGAAGAAGAAGAAACTGATCCTCAAGGACAAGATTTCCAAGCTGGAAGACCAGATCATTCCCGACATCATCGCCTGA
- the purE gene encoding 5-(carboxyamino)imidazole ribonucleotide mutase: MGSQSDWETMKNAADTLDALGVDYEARIISAHRTPDRLYSFARGAKAEGFKVIVAGAGGAAHLPGMAAAMTPLPVFGVPVQSKALSGQDSLLSIVQMPAGIPVGTLAIGKAGAVNAALLAAAVLALSDPELAHRLDEWRENQSSAVAEYPVDGPL, encoded by the coding sequence ATGGGAAGCCAGTCCGACTGGGAGACGATGAAGAACGCCGCCGACACGCTCGATGCGCTCGGCGTCGATTACGAGGCCCGCATCATTTCGGCGCACCGCACGCCCGACCGGCTCTACAGCTTCGCCCGCGGGGCGAAGGCGGAGGGCTTCAAGGTCATCGTCGCCGGCGCCGGCGGGGCGGCCCACCTGCCCGGCATGGCGGCCGCGATGACGCCGCTTCCGGTCTTCGGCGTTCCGGTCCAGTCCAAGGCGCTGTCCGGCCAGGACAGCCTGCTCTCCATCGTGCAGATGCCGGCCGGCATTCCCGTCGGCACGCTCGCCATCGGCAAGGCGGGCGCGGTGAACGCCGCGCTGCTCGCCGCCGCCGTGCTGGCCCTCAGCGATCCCGAGCTCGCCCACAGGCTCGACGAATGGCGCGAGAACCAGTCCAGCGCGGTTGCCGAATATCCCGTGGACGGCCCCCTATGA
- a CDS encoding 5-(carboxyamino)imidazole ribonucleotide synthase: protein MSARTVGIIGGGQLGRMLAMAAARLNLNTVILEPQADCPAAQVANAQIVAAYDDPDALTELARVSDVVTYEFENVPVAAAAALAASVPVFPPPRALEVSQDRLVEKSFIRDCGILTADFAAVDSQADLEAALDSFGGVGVLKTRRLGYDGKGQRLFRSPAESREGAFEALGGVPLILESLIPFEREISIIAARDGEGTIACYDPAENVHRNGILHTSTLPARVSEATADQARKAARALLDHLAYVGVIGVEFFVLPDGGLVANEIAPRVHNSGHWTEAACVVSQFEQHIRAVAGHALGDPRRHSDCVMQNLIGDDINDVPAWLAKPDVLVHLYGKTEARPGRKMGHVTQIIG, encoded by the coding sequence ATGAGCGCGCGCACCGTCGGCATCATCGGCGGCGGCCAGCTCGGCCGCATGCTGGCCATGGCGGCCGCCCGCCTCAACCTCAACACCGTCATCCTGGAGCCGCAGGCCGATTGCCCGGCCGCACAGGTCGCCAATGCCCAGATCGTCGCGGCCTATGACGATCCGGACGCGCTCACCGAGCTCGCCCGCGTCTCGGATGTCGTGACCTACGAATTCGAGAACGTGCCGGTCGCCGCCGCCGCCGCCCTCGCCGCCTCCGTTCCGGTCTTCCCGCCGCCGCGCGCGCTGGAAGTCTCGCAGGACCGGCTGGTGGAGAAGAGCTTCATCCGCGATTGCGGCATCCTCACCGCCGATTTCGCCGCCGTCGACAGCCAGGCCGACCTCGAGGCCGCGCTCGACAGCTTCGGTGGCGTCGGCGTGCTCAAGACGCGCCGGCTCGGCTATGACGGCAAGGGCCAGCGCCTGTTCCGTTCGCCGGCCGAAAGCCGCGAGGGCGCTTTCGAGGCGCTCGGCGGCGTGCCGCTGATCCTGGAAAGCCTCATCCCCTTCGAGCGGGAGATCTCGATCATCGCCGCCCGCGACGGCGAAGGCACCATCGCCTGCTACGACCCGGCGGAGAACGTCCACCGCAACGGCATCCTGCATACCTCGACCCTGCCCGCCCGCGTCAGCGAGGCGACGGCGGACCAAGCGCGCAAGGCCGCGCGCGCCCTTCTCGACCACCTCGCCTATGTCGGCGTCATCGGCGTCGAGTTCTTCGTGCTGCCCGATGGCGGCCTCGTCGCCAACGAGATCGCCCCGCGCGTGCACAATTCCGGCCACTGGACGGAGGCGGCCTGCGTGGTCTCGCAGTTCGAGCAGCACATCCGCGCCGTCGCCGGCCACGCGCTGGGCGACCCGCGCCGCCACTCGGACTGCGTGATGCAGAACCTCATCGGCGACGACATCAACGACGTTCCCGCCTGGCTCGCCAAGCCCGATGTGCTGGTCCATCTCTACGGCAAGACGGAGGCCCGTCCCGGCCGCAAGATGGGGCATGTGACGCAGATTATCGGCTGA
- the ykgO gene encoding type B 50S ribosomal protein L36, with amino-acid sequence MKIKNSLKSLKARHRENRLVRRKGRVYIINKQNPRFKARQG; translated from the coding sequence ATGAAGATCAAGAATTCGCTCAAGTCGCTCAAGGCTCGCCATCGCGAGAACCGCCTTGTTCGCCGCAAGGGCCGTGTTTACATCATCAACAAGCAGAACCCGCGCTTCAAGGCTCGTCAGGGCTGA
- a CDS encoding tetratricopeptide repeat protein, translated as MTAMRFFMLAALYLSLALVASAPADALAQQADKASVDPSSTAFATQAQRLDKLFDALKREANPDAAKGIANQIRREWQDSGSATVNLLMQWTDKAVDEDKNAAALDYLDEAIRLRPDYVEGWNRRATLHFKMGNYRKSMSDLNQVLKIEPRHFGALAGMAAIMAQTGRDELSLKAWEKFLDVYPAERDAQKEFGDLSEKLTGQRT; from the coding sequence ATAACCGCCATGCGCTTTTTCATGCTTGCTGCACTTTATCTTTCCCTCGCCCTCGTCGCCTCCGCGCCGGCCGATGCCCTTGCGCAGCAGGCGGACAAGGCCTCCGTGGACCCGTCGTCCACCGCCTTCGCCACGCAGGCCCAGCGTCTCGACAAGCTCTTCGACGCCCTGAAACGCGAGGCAAATCCGGACGCCGCCAAGGGGATCGCCAACCAGATCCGCAGGGAGTGGCAGGATTCCGGCAGCGCCACCGTCAATCTCCTGATGCAATGGACCGACAAGGCCGTCGACGAGGACAAGAACGCTGCGGCGCTCGACTATCTCGACGAGGCGATTCGCCTGCGCCCCGACTATGTCGAGGGCTGGAACCGCCGCGCGACGCTGCATTTCAAGATGGGCAACTATCGCAAGTCCATGTCCGATCTCAACCAGGTGCTGAAGATCGAGCCGCGCCACTTCGGCGCCCTCGCCGGGATGGCTGCCATCATGGCCCAGACCGGACGCGACGAGCTCTCCCTGAAGGCCTGGGAAAAGTTCCTCGACGTCTATCCCGCCGAGCGGGACGCCCAGAAGGAATTCGGCGACCTTTCCGAGAAACTCACCGGCCAGCGCACCTGA
- the pyk gene encoding pyruvate kinase codes for MRRNRKVKILATLGPASSDEQMIQKLHEAGADLFRINMSHASHDVMRTLISRIRAVEARCGRPIGILADLQGPKLRVGKFANGSEELKPGQTFTLDNKDVPGDNTRVFLPHPEILEAVKPGHRLLIDDGKLHLRAESADGKSIVCTVVSGTKISDRKGVSLPDTLLGVGALTEKDRVDLDAVLATGSVDWVALSFIQRPEDLAEVRKVARGRVGLMSKIEKPQAVERIDEIIELSDALMVARGDLGVEMPLEAVPGIQKQLIRACRRAGKPVVVATQMLESMISAPVPTRAEVSDVATAVFEGADAVMLSAESASGAYPVEAVSTMASIASTVERDPHYPGIIYAQRSTPEATGADAISLAARQIAETLKLSAIVCYTSSGATGLRTARERPDVPVLALSPVIETARRLSVVWGLHCVVTGDAEDLDDMVNRACRIVVSEEFGKPGDRIIISAGVPLGTPGATNMLRIAYIAADGVSGV; via the coding sequence ATGAGACGGAACAGAAAAGTCAAAATCCTCGCCACGCTCGGACCGGCATCGTCTGACGAGCAGATGATCCAGAAGCTGCACGAGGCGGGAGCAGACCTGTTCCGCATCAACATGAGCCATGCCAGCCACGACGTGATGCGCACGCTGATCAGCCGCATCCGCGCCGTGGAGGCCCGCTGCGGCCGCCCGATCGGCATTCTCGCCGACCTCCAGGGCCCGAAGCTGCGCGTCGGCAAGTTCGCCAACGGCTCGGAAGAGCTGAAGCCCGGCCAGACCTTCACGCTCGACAACAAGGACGTGCCCGGCGACAATACCCGCGTGTTCCTGCCGCATCCGGAAATCCTGGAAGCGGTCAAGCCCGGCCATCGCCTGCTGATCGACGACGGCAAGCTGCATCTGCGCGCCGAGAGCGCCGATGGCAAGTCGATCGTCTGCACGGTCGTCTCCGGCACCAAGATCTCCGACCGCAAGGGCGTCAGCCTGCCCGACACGCTGCTCGGCGTCGGCGCGCTGACGGAGAAGGACCGCGTCGACCTCGACGCCGTTCTGGCAACCGGCAGCGTCGACTGGGTGGCGCTCTCCTTCATCCAGCGCCCGGAAGACCTTGCCGAGGTGCGCAAGGTCGCGCGCGGCCGCGTCGGCCTGATGTCGAAGATCGAAAAGCCCCAGGCCGTCGAGCGCATCGATGAGATCATCGAGCTTTCCGACGCCCTGATGGTCGCCCGTGGCGACCTCGGCGTGGAAATGCCGCTGGAAGCCGTTCCCGGCATCCAGAAGCAGCTCATCCGCGCCTGCCGCCGTGCCGGCAAGCCGGTGGTCGTCGCCACGCAGATGCTGGAATCGATGATTTCCGCGCCGGTCCCGACCCGCGCTGAGGTCTCCGACGTCGCGACCGCCGTCTTCGAAGGCGCGGACGCCGTCATGCTGTCGGCCGAATCGGCGTCCGGCGCCTATCCGGTCGAGGCCGTCTCCACCATGGCGTCCATCGCCAGCACGGTCGAGCGCGACCCGCACTATCCCGGCATCATCTACGCCCAGCGCTCGACGCCGGAAGCAACCGGCGCCGATGCCATCTCGCTGGCCGCCCGCCAGATCGCCGAGACGCTGAAGCTGTCGGCCATCGTCTGTTACACCTCGTCGGGCGCGACGGGCCTGCGCACGGCCCGCGAGCGGCCGGACGTGCCGGTGCTGGCGCTCTCGCCGGTCATCGAGACGGCGCGCCGCCTCTCGGTCGTCTGGGGCCTGCACTGCGTCGTCACGGGCGATGCGGAAGACCTCGACGACATGGTGAACCGCGCCTGCCGCATCGTCGTCAGCGAGGAGTTCGGCAAGCCGGGCGACCGCATCATCATCTCGGCCGGCGTCCCGCTCGGCACGCCCGGCGCGACGAACATGCTGCGCATCGCCTATATCGCCGCGGACGGCGTCAGCGGCGTCTGA
- a CDS encoding DUF1036 domain-containing protein, with protein sequence MRANSHRPTFLKASGLLQAGLFLFAGFLALSVPEEARADFRVCNGTQNLVGVAIGYRAKEGWITEGWWQVPATTCATLIEGELQSRYYYLYAEDAARGGRWTGDVNMCVAENEFKITGVQDCFARGFQRMGFKEYDTGRQGSWMVQLSDTPGTQESQN encoded by the coding sequence GTGAGAGCCAATAGCCATCGCCCGACTTTCCTGAAAGCCAGCGGTCTTCTCCAGGCCGGCCTCTTCCTTTTCGCGGGTTTCCTCGCGCTGTCCGTGCCGGAGGAGGCGAGAGCCGATTTCCGCGTCTGCAATGGCACGCAGAACCTCGTCGGCGTCGCGATCGGTTATCGCGCCAAGGAAGGCTGGATTACCGAGGGCTGGTGGCAGGTCCCCGCGACGACCTGCGCCACGCTGATCGAGGGCGAGCTGCAGTCGCGCTACTATTACCTCTATGCCGAAGACGCCGCCCGCGGCGGCCGCTGGACCGGCGACGTCAACATGTGCGTGGCCGAGAACGAGTTCAAGATCACCGGCGTGCAGGACTGCTTTGCCCGCGGTTTCCAGCGCATGGGCTTCAAGGAATATGACACGGGGCGGCAGGGAAGCTGGATGGTACAGCTTTCCGATACGCCAGGGACGCAGGAAAGCCAGAACTGA
- a CDS encoding N-formylglutamate amidohydrolase: MQDLPPFEIINGDPALGLVILADHATNRLPERYGRLGLPESAFERHIAYDIGVEGVVRGLNARLNAPVVMSRFSRLLIDPNRGEDDPTLVMRISDGAIIPGNHPITPEEWQYRLETFHRPYHDAVSRTIAAVADKTGKAPLVLSMHSFTPAWKGIPRPWQVTVLWDSDPRAVRPLLAELEAPGDVVVGDNEPYDGALRGDTMFRHCMKPGIAHALIEIRQDEIGDEAGIARWVDRLAPVFSRLNADESLHTYEIHPSRTGPY; this comes from the coding sequence ATGCAGGACCTCCCCCCTTTCGAGATCATCAACGGCGACCCTGCCCTCGGGCTGGTCATCCTGGCGGACCATGCCACCAACCGCCTGCCCGAACGCTATGGCCGCCTCGGCCTGCCGGAAAGCGCCTTCGAGCGCCACATCGCCTACGATATCGGCGTCGAAGGGGTGGTGCGCGGCCTCAATGCCCGGCTGAACGCGCCGGTGGTCATGAGCCGCTTTTCCCGCCTTCTCATCGATCCCAACCGGGGCGAGGACGACCCGACGCTCGTCATGCGTATCTCCGACGGCGCGATCATTCCAGGCAATCATCCGATCACGCCCGAAGAATGGCAATACCGGCTGGAAACCTTCCACCGCCCCTATCACGATGCCGTGTCCCGCACGATCGCCGCCGTTGCGGACAAGACGGGCAAGGCGCCGCTCGTTCTCTCCATGCATTCTTTCACGCCGGCCTGGAAGGGCATTCCCCGCCCCTGGCAGGTGACAGTGCTGTGGGACAGCGACCCGCGCGCGGTGCGTCCGCTGCTGGCCGAGTTGGAAGCGCCGGGCGACGTCGTCGTCGGCGACAACGAGCCCTATGACGGGGCGCTGCGCGGCGATACCATGTTCCGCCACTGCATGAAGCCCGGCATTGCCCACGCGCTCATCGAGATCCGCCAGGACGAGATCGGCGACGAAGCCGGCATCGCCCGCTGGGTCGACCGGCTGGCGCCGGTCTTCTCGCGCTTGAATGCCGACGAGAGCCTGCACACATACGAGATACACCCGTCCCGCACCGGACCCTATTGA
- a CDS encoding DUF1244 domain-containing protein, which yields MTDLSKEQQTEFEAAAFRRLVRHLRERTDVQNIDLMNLAGFCRNCLSNWYRDAANEAGVPLDKEASREIVYGMPYEEWRARYQREATDAQKAAFEISRPKE from the coding sequence ATGACCGACCTCAGCAAGGAACAGCAGACCGAATTCGAGGCCGCCGCCTTCCGGCGCCTCGTGCGGCATCTGCGCGAGCGCACCGACGTGCAGAACATCGACCTGATGAACCTTGCCGGTTTCTGCCGCAACTGCCTGTCCAACTGGTACCGCGACGCCGCCAACGAGGCGGGCGTGCCGCTCGACAAGGAAGCCTCCCGCGAGATCGTCTACGGCATGCCCTACGAGGAATGGCGCGCGCGCTACCAGCGCGAGGCGACCGACGCGCAGAAGGCCGCCTTCGAGATCAGCCGTCCGAAGGAATGA
- a CDS encoding DUF2312 domain-containing protein, with product MSDAHGVARDQLRAFIERIERLEEEKKTIADDIKDVYGEAKGVGFDTKILRKVIQIRKQDKDERMEQEAILDTYLQALGMVELPPDAE from the coding sequence ATGTCGGATGCCCACGGCGTCGCACGCGACCAGCTTCGCGCGTTCATCGAACGCATCGAGCGGCTCGAGGAAGAAAAGAAAACCATCGCCGACGACATCAAGGACGTCTACGGCGAAGCCAAGGGCGTCGGCTTCGACACCAAGATCCTGCGCAAGGTCATCCAGATCCGCAAGCAGGACAAGGACGAGCGCATGGAGCAGGAAGCGATCCTCGACACCTATCTCCAGGCCCTCGGCATGGTCGAGCTGCCGCCGGACGCCGAATAA
- a CDS encoding DUF882 domain-containing protein, producing MKRPGTTLGSLCKTVLQKLPKAVTTAVLSAALILPAAIPATVQAESGSRTLKLYFIHTKEKAEITFKRNGRYDQRGLKQLNEFLRDWRRNEPTKMDPRLFDLVWEVYQKVGATGYINVVSAYRSPATNGMLRSRTKGVAKKSQHMLGKAMDFYIPGVKLATLRATAMKFQVGGVGYYPTSGSPFVHLDVGGVRAWPRMSRQELVSLFPDGKTMHVPTDGKPLPGYQQAVADYKRRVGSDAIQVAGGGSKPSASKRKGGFLANLFGGGGDEDEEPEMIASSAAIADDFDEGGSGRPAAKAVQEAQPAAAEAETELAFNAPVPGSRPAFKSAETSELALVAPPTSGAVAALEAATTEEQTPEYEDLAAYKIPLPVMLGARGQAGDAQPGDVMTAEAAAEDGEELAMVPVPGLRPQVELDKTQTALMAAAEADVALPTTADRSGLAALADPATGGGDNAPVEMAALMPTNGGATRSLSGADAFDAKTAEEVPAKGGRPKKKDADAASRGAIRTEPKLSQKILSQWALTQGRVATLSKPVKAPRFVSRTLRAAPTTVYMAGFQSEGHSVDAGRFSGNAVNFMEVRKFESAEN from the coding sequence ATGAAGCGCCCGGGGACGACCCTTGGCAGCCTCTGCAAGACAGTGTTGCAAAAGCTGCCCAAGGCCGTGACCACGGCCGTGCTCTCTGCTGCCCTCATCCTGCCCGCCGCCATTCCCGCGACCGTCCAGGCCGAGAGCGGCAGCCGCACGCTCAAGCTCTATTTCATCCATACCAAGGAAAAGGCAGAGATCACCTTCAAGCGCAACGGCCGCTATGACCAGCGTGGCCTGAAGCAGCTGAACGAGTTCCTGCGCGACTGGCGCCGCAACGAGCCGACGAAGATGGATCCCCGCCTCTTCGACCTCGTCTGGGAAGTCTACCAGAAGGTCGGCGCCACCGGTTACATCAACGTCGTCTCCGCCTATCGCTCGCCGGCCACCAACGGCATGCTGCGCTCGCGCACCAAGGGTGTCGCCAAGAAGAGCCAGCACATGCTCGGCAAGGCGATGGACTTCTACATTCCGGGCGTGAAGCTCGCGACGCTGCGCGCCACGGCCATGAAATTCCAGGTCGGCGGCGTCGGCTACTATCCGACCTCCGGCTCGCCCTTCGTCCATCTCGACGTCGGCGGCGTGCGCGCCTGGCCGCGCATGAGCCGCCAGGAGCTCGTCAGCCTGTTCCCCGACGGCAAGACCATGCATGTGCCGACCGACGGCAAGCCGCTGCCGGGCTACCAGCAGGCGGTCGCGGACTACAAGCGCCGCGTCGGCTCGGATGCCATCCAGGTCGCCGGCGGCGGTTCCAAGCCCTCGGCCTCCAAGCGCAAGGGCGGCTTCCTCGCCAACCTCTTCGGCGGAGGCGGCGACGAGGATGAAGAACCCGAAATGATCGCCAGCAGCGCGGCGATCGCCGACGACTTCGACGAGGGCGGTTCCGGCCGTCCGGCGGCGAAGGCCGTGCAGGAGGCGCAGCCCGCCGCGGCCGAAGCGGAGACGGAGCTTGCCTTCAACGCGCCCGTTCCCGGCAGCCGCCCGGCCTTCAAGTCCGCCGAGACGAGCGAGCTTGCGCTTGTCGCGCCGCCGACGAGCGGTGCCGTCGCTGCGCTCGAAGCGGCGACGACCGAAGAGCAGACGCCTGAATACGAAGACCTCGCCGCCTACAAGATCCCGCTTCCCGTCATGCTCGGCGCGCGCGGCCAGGCCGGCGATGCCCAGCCGGGCGACGTGATGACCGCCGAAGCGGCGGCCGAGGACGGCGAGGAGCTGGCCATGGTGCCGGTGCCGGGCCTGCGCCCGCAGGTCGAGCTGGACAAGACGCAGACGGCGCTGATGGCGGCCGCGGAAGCGGACGTCGCCCTGCCGACGACTGCCGATCGCTCCGGCCTTGCCGCGCTCGCCGATCCGGCGACGGGCGGCGGCGACAATGCGCCGGTCGAGATGGCCGCGCTGATGCCGACGAATGGCGGTGCGACCCGCTCGCTTTCCGGCGCCGACGCCTTCGACGCCAAGACGGCGGAAGAGGTGCCGGCCAAGGGCGGCCGTCCGAAGAAGAAGGACGCCGATGCCGCCAGCCGCGGTGCGATCCGCACCGAGCCGAAGCTGTCGCAGAAGATCCTGTCGCAATGGGCGCTGACCCAGGGCCGTGTCGCGACACTGTCCAAGCCGGTCAAGGCACCGCGCTTCGTCAGCCGCACGCTGCGTGCCGCGCCGACCACCGTCTACATGGCCGGCTTCCAGTCGGAAGGCCACTCGGTCGACGCCGGCCGCTTCAGCGGCAATGCGGTGAACTTCATGGAAGTCCGCAAGTTCGAGAGCGCCGAGAACTGA
- a CDS encoding sigma-54 dependent transcriptional regulator yields MTAHILVIDDDPVQRRLLKNMIERSGHICHMAENGRAGLDLLDRKGGLINVILLDLMMPEMNGSAFLDALAERENTIPVIVQTGQGGIETVVSAMRAGAFDFVVKPVSPERLNVAVGNALKVDQREGRGRTGRRGRSEAVQFDDIVSASSEMLRVIELGRRAAQSNIPVVLEGESGVGKEMVARAIQAGSDRAHKPFVTVNCGAIPHNLVESILFGHEKGAFTGATERHTGKFMEADGGTLFLDEIGDLPLEVQVKLLRAVQQGEIETIGARFPQKVNVRLISATNRDLINEVREGRFREDLYYRLNVFPITIPALRRRKEDIPVLVRAFVQRFAGEQKLARPLAVSAGALALLTAYDWPGNIRQLENAIFRAVVLSEGAELTASDFPQIAAQVPGYGLAESGAATWDTTAFRAPEPSAESHLPSVYPDFRPNESADADVPDNAISSVDKGGHVRKLADVEEELIRFALKFYHGQMSQVARKLGIGRSTLYRKLKDYGIDPDDPMKEAA; encoded by the coding sequence GTGACGGCCCATATTCTTGTCATCGATGACGATCCTGTCCAGCGCAGGCTTCTGAAGAACATGATCGAGCGCTCCGGTCATATCTGCCATATGGCGGAAAACGGCCGCGCGGGCCTCGATCTGCTCGATCGCAAGGGCGGTCTGATCAATGTGATCCTGCTCGACCTGATGATGCCCGAAATGAACGGTTCGGCCTTCCTCGATGCGCTCGCCGAGCGCGAGAATACCATTCCGGTGATCGTGCAGACGGGGCAGGGCGGCATCGAGACGGTGGTCTCGGCCATGCGCGCCGGCGCCTTCGATTTCGTCGTCAAGCCGGTCTCGCCGGAGCGGCTGAACGTCGCCGTCGGCAATGCGCTGAAGGTCGACCAGCGGGAAGGGCGCGGGCGCACCGGGCGGCGCGGCCGCTCTGAAGCCGTGCAGTTCGACGATATCGTCTCGGCGAGCTCCGAGATGCTTCGTGTGATCGAACTCGGCCGCCGCGCGGCGCAGTCCAACATTCCCGTCGTGCTGGAAGGCGAGTCGGGCGTCGGCAAGGAAATGGTGGCGCGCGCCATCCAGGCGGGAAGCGACCGGGCGCACAAGCCCTTCGTCACCGTCAATTGCGGCGCCATTCCGCACAATCTGGTCGAGAGCATCCTCTTCGGCCATGAGAAGGGCGCCTTCACCGGCGCGACGGAGCGCCATACCGGCAAGTTCATGGAGGCCGACGGCGGCACGCTGTTCCTCGACGAGATCGGCGACCTGCCGCTCGAAGTGCAGGTGAAGCTGCTGCGCGCGGTGCAGCAGGGCGAGATCGAGACGATCGGCGCACGCTTCCCGCAGAAGGTCAATGTCCGCCTCATCTCGGCGACCAACCGCGACCTCATCAACGAGGTCCGCGAGGGGCGCTTCCGCGAGGACCTCTACTACCGCCTCAACGTCTTCCCGATCACCATTCCGGCGCTGCGCCGGCGCAAGGAGGACATCCCGGTTCTGGTGCGCGCCTTCGTGCAGCGCTTCGCCGGGGAGCAGAAGCTCGCCCGCCCGCTCGCCGTCTCGGCCGGCGCGCTGGCGCTGCTGACCGCCTATGACTGGCCGGGCAATATCCGCCAGCTCGAAAACGCCATCTTCCGGGCCGTGGTGCTCTCCGAAGGGGCGGAGCTGACGGCCTCCGACTTCCCGCAGATCGCCGCGCAGGTGCCGGGCTACGGCCTTGCCGAAAGCGGCGCCGCGACCTGGGACACGACGGCCTTCCGCGCGCCGGAGCCGTCGGCCGAGAGCCATCTGCCGAGCGTCTATCCGGACTTCCGCCCGAACGAATCAGCCGATGCCGACGTGCCGGACAATGCGATCTCGAGCGTCGACAAGGGCGGCCATGTGCGCAAGCTGGCCGATGTGGAGGAGGAACTGATCCGCTTCGCCCTGAAATTCTATCATGGCCAGATGAGCCAGGTTGCCCGCAAATTGGGCATCGGTCGCTCGACGCTCTACCGCAAATTGAAGGATTACGGGATCGACCCCGACGATCCGATGAAGGAAGCTGCGTAA